From Paraflavitalea devenefica, the proteins below share one genomic window:
- a CDS encoding FecR family protein, with amino-acid sequence MHSASSIPQLLKAYMENHEDPEVLDQLRRLSEQEGMEAQFHLALAQLMEEQERADKVINQSHYEQLFRAIMAVDKPAIEGSGGRVVPIARSRWWWAAAVLLVIVGGAAAWYFNTDQPAGVITEQKEYDVQPGKSGAILVLANGSKLVLDSLQDGVVAREQGAKVVLSGGQLTYRKEDEHSSAVTYNTMVTPKGRQFQVSLPDGTRVWLNAASSLRYPTAFTGTERKVEITGEAYFEVAPLSAKGGKKIPFKVVVNNLEINVLGTHFNVNTYDDEPDTKVTLLEGAVKVTHKGASEMLKPGEQAQLNANGSLSKVAGTDMAKVMAWKNGLFNFEGMPISQAMRQLARWYDIEVVYEQGIPDIVFGGKMPMDINLSQLLLVLKDAGVHYRLEAGNRLVIVRK; translated from the coding sequence ATGCATTCAGCTTCATCCATACCGCAATTGCTCAAGGCTTACATGGAAAACCATGAGGATCCGGAAGTGCTGGACCAATTGCGGCGCCTGAGTGAGCAGGAAGGGATGGAAGCACAGTTCCATCTTGCGCTGGCGCAATTAATGGAAGAGCAGGAGAGAGCGGATAAAGTGATCAACCAGTCCCATTATGAGCAATTGTTCCGGGCGATCATGGCTGTAGATAAACCAGCTATAGAAGGATCAGGCGGCCGGGTGGTTCCTATAGCGCGTTCACGCTGGTGGTGGGCTGCGGCGGTATTGCTGGTAATAGTGGGTGGTGCTGCTGCCTGGTATTTTAATACGGACCAGCCTGCCGGTGTTATCACAGAGCAAAAAGAGTATGACGTACAGCCGGGTAAGTCTGGCGCTATCCTGGTACTGGCCAACGGCAGTAAGCTGGTATTGGACAGTTTGCAGGATGGTGTTGTTGCCAGAGAGCAGGGGGCTAAAGTGGTGCTGTCAGGCGGTCAGCTTACTTATAGAAAGGAGGATGAACATTCTTCTGCTGTTACCTACAATACAATGGTTACACCCAAAGGCAGGCAGTTCCAGGTATCACTGCCGGATGGTACCAGGGTATGGCTGAATGCGGCTTCCTCCCTGCGGTATCCTACTGCCTTCACCGGCACAGAGAGGAAGGTGGAAATAACCGGCGAAGCTTATTTCGAAGTAGCACCCCTATCCGCTAAAGGGGGAAAGAAGATACCATTTAAAGTAGTGGTCAATAACCTTGAAATAAATGTGTTGGGAACGCATTTCAATGTGAATACTTATGACGATGAGCCTGATACAAAAGTGACTTTACTGGAAGGCGCTGTAAAAGTGACGCATAAAGGGGCCAGTGAAATGCTGAAGCCCGGAGAGCAGGCGCAATTAAACGCCAATGGATCATTGAGCAAGGTAGCAGGGACAGACATGGCCAAAGTGATGGCCTGGAAGAATGGCTTATTCAATTTTGAAGGAATGCCCATCAGCCAGGCTATGCGTCAACTCGCACGCTGGTACGATATTGAAGTGGTATATGAACAGGGAATACCGGATATTGTTTTTGGCGGTAAGATGCCGATGGATATAAACCTTTCCCAATTGCTGCTGGTATTGAAAGATGCCGGCGTGCACTACAGACTGGAAGCCGGCAACCGGCTGGTCATTGTCAGGAAATAA
- a CDS encoding SusC/RagA family TonB-linked outer membrane protein, protein MRLTFFFLMVATLGVHASGHSQSISLSGKDIPARQVFSAIEKQTGYVIFYNNSLLDETALVTLDVSQMPLEKFLELYCSKQSLNYRITNRMITFYRKIIIPEPPFLNLDAFRNIYTGRVLNATSKEPLAGATITVKGKESFVITDSKGSFKMETDPGTILIISFVGYQSKEIKLDANKADITVMLEPQAEKLSETVVTAYGIEKSQKEIGYSAVKISGEEINRANSGNLLTGLAGKVSGLNIATQSADMNPQMRVLLRGIRSFGENSNNQPLFILNGTPLSFGSDIASASLVMDFINNINPADIENVTVLKGANGTALYGPEGVNGVIIITTKKGQKGKPVISFRNNVSFQRMDYRNDNSLQRRYGTGMGTVDANGNGVYSLLDRNGWGPAYNGELVKIGRPDENGEYQMVTYSDKKDARRFFRVASIVQNNLSVSQSDAVSDFYIGLNHVHQEGYIPGDKQNALSVFFSGGRKFGKLQVQLNLNYSRTTTDGGPEMQYIGSYPTFIPVLSYKDYENNKWADNNHYWSDQEVMSPYQVAKNNRSVGTSNALAGGLIITMKVLPWLTITEKPGIVYNGAYEKTTQAPVYFSDFAKQYGGWNRYRDQLAQLKEDTRTLTSLNNDLLITALNQAGNFTFRTTIGNSIRESYSKKMGGSGNPIVPVYNLIFSRDQPYGSEEALLTRFYSVFGTAGIGYRDRVFVELMARNDWDSKRASIARGKDLYVGANTSVILNEVIPSLKEISWLSRLQLRGAVNGTANMNIEPYQAERTLMLAFQNYFPYPGTIDDGVLSYQFLADIPNPYLKPEKILSQEYGMAIGLWKDRVVADFSFYTQRNNGVIMKVKTPWLSGASTLDNLGVLRNSGWELDLKFNPIFKLNNGLTLTADFRMAMNTNKVLSISDVYEGVFPLKTPYWGSMYGIVARPGQTAFEYQLFDWKRDPAGRIIVNKQTGMPETDRDSAHFTGRSLPKYTGGININLSWKGLSLAVLGEFNLGAWHYYEKGTLDVMNGMHVLTTYNDRKPYVIPNSSYLDASGKYVDNTDIKVKNANKELYSRFENTSTLYIAKADFLKIREIVLSYERNLKTKVIKRFQVSIYGRNVFNFYSKGNKSGDPQLIKGPGGRGYRTIPDNLTGSASGISTVPGIVQYGVITTLNF, encoded by the coding sequence ATGAGGTTAACGTTTTTCTTTCTGATGGTAGCAACGCTGGGGGTTCATGCCTCCGGCCACTCCCAATCCATTTCTTTAAGCGGAAAGGATATCCCTGCCAGGCAGGTATTCTCCGCCATCGAAAAGCAAACAGGCTATGTGATCTTTTACAACAACAGCCTGCTGGATGAAACGGCACTGGTTACACTGGATGTAAGCCAGATGCCGCTGGAAAAGTTCCTGGAGCTGTATTGCAGTAAGCAATCACTCAACTACCGGATCACCAACAGGATGATCACTTTTTACAGGAAGATCATTATACCCGAACCTCCTTTCCTGAATTTGGATGCTTTCAGGAATATCTATACGGGCAGGGTTTTAAATGCCACATCCAAAGAACCGCTGGCCGGCGCCACCATTACGGTAAAAGGTAAAGAATCCTTTGTGATCACCGATAGTAAGGGGAGCTTCAAAATGGAAACAGATCCGGGCACTATCCTTATTATTTCCTTTGTAGGCTACCAGTCGAAGGAAATTAAATTAGACGCGAATAAAGCTGATATTACCGTTATGCTGGAGCCACAGGCGGAAAAGCTGTCCGAGACGGTGGTCACTGCGTATGGGATTGAAAAGAGCCAGAAAGAGATCGGCTATAGTGCTGTTAAGATCAGCGGTGAAGAGATCAACCGGGCCAACTCAGGTAACCTGCTTACCGGTTTAGCCGGTAAAGTGTCTGGTTTAAATATTGCTACACAATCCGCCGATATGAACCCGCAGATGCGTGTACTGCTCCGGGGTATCCGTTCTTTTGGCGAGAACAGTAATAACCAGCCCCTGTTTATCCTGAACGGTACACCATTGAGCTTTGGTTCTGATATTGCTTCGGCCAGCCTGGTCATGGATTTCATCAATAATATCAATCCTGCCGATATTGAAAATGTAACGGTGCTTAAAGGCGCCAACGGTACCGCTTTATACGGTCCGGAGGGCGTGAATGGTGTTATTATTATCACTACCAAAAAAGGACAAAAAGGTAAACCGGTCATCAGCTTCAGGAACAATGTCTCTTTTCAACGGATGGACTACCGGAATGATAATTCTCTGCAAAGACGATACGGTACCGGGATGGGCACCGTAGATGCCAATGGTAATGGTGTATACAGCCTGCTGGACAGGAACGGCTGGGGACCCGCCTATAACGGAGAGCTGGTTAAGATCGGCCGCCCGGATGAGAATGGTGAATACCAGATGGTGACTTATTCCGATAAAAAGGATGCGCGCCGCTTTTTCAGGGTGGCCAGTATCGTGCAGAATAACCTGTCTGTTTCCCAGTCTGATGCTGTATCTGATTTTTATATCGGGCTGAATCATGTTCACCAGGAAGGGTATATACCGGGCGACAAGCAAAATGCCCTGAGCGTTTTTTTCAGCGGTGGCCGGAAGTTTGGCAAGCTGCAGGTTCAGCTCAACCTGAACTATTCGCGTACCACTACTGATGGCGGGCCTGAGATGCAGTATATCGGAAGTTATCCCACTTTTATACCGGTACTGAGTTATAAAGATTATGAGAATAATAAATGGGCAGATAATAACCACTATTGGTCGGACCAGGAAGTGATGAGCCCCTACCAGGTTGCCAAAAATAACAGGAGCGTAGGTACTTCCAATGCCCTGGCAGGCGGCCTTATCATTACCATGAAGGTATTACCCTGGCTCACTATTACCGAGAAGCCCGGCATTGTGTATAATGGCGCTTATGAAAAAACAACCCAGGCTCCGGTCTACTTCTCCGATTTTGCCAAGCAGTACGGTGGATGGAACCGTTACCGGGACCAACTGGCGCAGCTAAAAGAAGATACCAGAACACTTACTTCGCTCAATAATGACCTGCTGATCACCGCGCTCAACCAGGCAGGCAATTTTACGTTCAGGACTACTATTGGCAACTCCATCCGGGAGAGCTACAGTAAAAAGATGGGTGGGAGCGGCAATCCTATTGTACCGGTGTATAACCTTATTTTCTCGCGTGACCAGCCTTATGGTAGTGAAGAAGCATTGCTCACCCGTTTTTATTCTGTATTCGGAACAGCCGGTATTGGTTACCGGGACCGTGTGTTTGTGGAACTGATGGCGCGTAACGATTGGGACTCCAAACGCGCCAGCATAGCCCGGGGGAAAGACCTGTATGTGGGCGCCAATACTTCTGTGATATTGAATGAAGTGATCCCTTCCCTGAAAGAAATAAGCTGGCTATCGCGCCTGCAGTTGCGGGGTGCTGTGAACGGGACCGCCAATATGAATATTGAACCCTACCAGGCTGAGCGTACACTAATGCTGGCTTTCCAGAATTATTTCCCTTACCCGGGCACCATAGACGATGGTGTGCTGAGCTATCAGTTCCTGGCCGATATACCCAATCCTTACCTCAAGCCTGAAAAGATCCTGTCGCAGGAATATGGTATGGCGATTGGTTTGTGGAAGGACCGTGTGGTGGCAGATTTCTCTTTTTATACACAACGTAATAACGGCGTTATTATGAAAGTAAAAACGCCCTGGCTGAGCGGCGCCAGCACGCTTGATAACCTCGGTGTACTGCGCAATTCGGGCTGGGAACTTGATCTTAAGTTCAATCCCATTTTTAAATTGAACAATGGACTTACCCTTACGGCCGACTTCCGCATGGCTATGAACACCAACAAGGTTTTATCCATTAGTGATGTGTATGAAGGAGTTTTCCCATTAAAAACGCCCTACTGGGGAAGCATGTATGGCATTGTGGCAAGGCCCGGACAGACTGCCTTTGAATACCAGTTGTTCGATTGGAAAAGAGATCCTGCAGGAAGGATAATTGTGAACAAGCAAACAGGCATGCCCGAAACAGATAGGGATAGCGCCCATTTTACGGGCAGGAGCCTGCCAAAGTATACAGGAGGTATTAATATTAATCTTTCCTGGAAAGGATTGTCGCTTGCTGTGCTTGGCGAGTTCAACCTGGGTGCCTGGCATTATTATGAAAAAGGAACGCTGGATGTAATGAATGGTATGCATGTACTGACGACTTACAACGACCGCAAACCTTATGTGATACCCAATTCCTCTTACCTCGATGCCTCCGGTAAGTATGTGGACAATACAGACATCAAGGTGAAAAACGCCAATAAGGAGCTGTACAGCCGCTTTGAAAATACCTCCACACTCTATATTGCCAAAGCCGACTTTTTGAAGATACGGGAAATCGTGCTGAGCTATGAGCGCAACCTAAAAACAAAAGTGATCAAACGTTTCCAGGTGAGCATTTATGGACGCAATGTGTTCAACTTCTATTCAAAGGGTAATAAGAGCGGCGATCCTCAACTGATCAAAGGGCCGGGTGGCCGGGGATACCGGACTATTCCGGATAACCTCACCGGTTCCGCATCAGGTATATCCACCGTGCCAGGTATTGTTCAGTATGGTGTGATCACCACCCTTAATTTTTAA
- a CDS encoding SusD/RagB family nutrient-binding outer membrane lipoprotein yields MRISRYLTPIVLCLACGLLQTGCKKGWIDINYNPLQLTEVNATPDLILPNLLIESQSALNDDMIQNWMGYWASAEYPSGIAQLTYFPMDNSMFPTSSPDVNVFIFEQNAQKHQQPYYVGIAKVLRALQWSRAVDQMNNLPYREAGNITIMKPKYDNGQFIYEDLIRQLDTAITLIQGANQGKAIRIGIADIMFKGDKTKWYKFINTLKLRLLIHQASRADRATYIKQEIDKILAQGLGFLNSGEDADMNPGFTAQKPAQYFAKYSQYDLYTRFSIVLGNKFFPFWQLARANVTAMNLLKANNDPRLGFFYGPARVPVPAGAPEPFTQPGPVEYRGNKYGLPVNALDYPYQGADFVSQVGGVRAMNSAVSPVSTGIIKGYNMDSWIMTSVESLFLQAEAIYRGWMPGDAEAAYKDAVRESFRWLNVGGNTTQPGLSDAAFNNWYAQETAAGNAQVSWTVATDKYKLLMFQKYMAFNGIEPFEAWVDYRRNGAFPDIPLSYDPARTGDRMPIRSPYPVQEALLNKENLEAQGTIDIFTSKIWWMP; encoded by the coding sequence ATGCGTATCTCAAGATATTTAACACCTATAGTGCTGTGCCTTGCCTGCGGTCTGTTGCAGACGGGCTGTAAGAAAGGCTGGATTGATATTAATTATAACCCGCTGCAGTTAACAGAGGTAAATGCTACGCCGGACCTTATATTGCCCAACTTGCTGATTGAAAGCCAGAGTGCCTTGAATGATGATATGATACAGAACTGGATGGGGTACTGGGCCTCGGCCGAATATCCTTCCGGTATAGCCCAGCTTACTTATTTCCCTATGGATAATTCGATGTTCCCAACCTCCAGTCCGGATGTGAATGTCTTCATCTTTGAACAAAATGCACAAAAGCACCAGCAGCCCTATTATGTGGGGATTGCCAAAGTGCTCAGGGCTTTGCAGTGGAGCCGCGCTGTAGACCAGATGAATAATCTCCCTTACAGGGAAGCAGGCAATATTACGATTATGAAACCCAAATACGATAATGGCCAGTTCATTTATGAAGACCTGATCAGACAACTGGACACGGCCATTACATTGATACAGGGCGCCAACCAGGGTAAAGCCATCCGTATTGGCATTGCAGATATTATGTTTAAGGGCGATAAAACGAAGTGGTATAAGTTTATTAATACTTTAAAGTTACGCCTGTTGATACACCAGGCCAGCCGGGCAGACAGGGCCACCTATATTAAACAGGAAATTGACAAGATACTGGCGCAGGGGTTGGGGTTCTTAAACAGTGGCGAAGATGCCGATATGAATCCTGGCTTTACGGCGCAAAAGCCGGCACAATATTTTGCCAAGTACTCACAGTACGACCTGTACACCCGCTTCAGTATAGTGTTGGGCAATAAGTTTTTTCCCTTTTGGCAACTGGCCCGCGCCAATGTAACAGCGATGAATTTGCTGAAGGCCAATAATGACCCGCGGCTTGGGTTCTTTTATGGACCTGCACGGGTGCCTGTACCTGCCGGCGCTCCCGAACCTTTTACACAACCTGGCCCGGTTGAATACCGGGGTAATAAGTATGGCCTGCCGGTGAATGCACTTGATTACCCTTACCAGGGTGCTGATTTCGTATCGCAGGTAGGTGGTGTGCGCGCCATGAATTCGGCGGTGTCGCCGGTATCTACGGGCATTATCAAGGGGTATAATATGGATAGCTGGATCATGACCAGCGTGGAAAGCCTCTTTCTGCAGGCAGAAGCCATTTACAGGGGCTGGATGCCGGGTGATGCGGAGGCTGCTTATAAAGATGCCGTACGGGAATCTTTCCGCTGGCTGAATGTGGGCGGCAATACAACACAACCTGGTTTGTCGGATGCGGCCTTTAATAATTGGTATGCCCAGGAAACGGCTGCCGGCAATGCGCAAGTAAGCTGGACCGTGGCAACGGACAAGTATAAGTTACTGATGTTCCAAAAGTATATGGCCTTTAATGGTATTGAACCTTTTGAAGCATGGGTCGATTACCGGCGCAACGGCGCTTTCCCCGATATCCCGCTTTCTTATGATCCTGCCCGCACAGGCGACAGGATGCCCATAAGATCACCTTACCCGGTACAGGAAGCGTTGCTTAACAAGGAAAACCTGGAGGCGCAGGGTACGATAGATATTTTCACCAGCAAGATATGGTGGATGCCCTAA
- a CDS encoding M16 family metallopeptidase codes for MRLYSRKTAAGILCLLLNGTVWAQQDTEAVPLDAAITTGKLPNGFTYYIRRNTTPEKRAVMYLVNKVGSILETDAQRGLAHFLEHMAFNGTTHYPKNELVNYLQKSGVRFGADLNATTSFDETIYQLPVTTDDKVLFRNALQVLRDWAQGITLDAEEIDKERGVILEEKRQRLGASQRIQDKVLPVAVNQSLYASRLPIGTEEVLKTFKYEEIRKFYQDWYRPDLQALIVVGDVNVQQVEKAIKALFSDLRMPSNARERKYVNIPFTGKNQFLAVTDNEVQATRLELTIKHPVLKIRTKADFREAMMRNLFNMMMGNRFNEILQTEHIPFSSAGCSVGGMMANMDALSGRVVLKPGQLEKGIKAWWTELERVKQYGFVETELKRATTNYLAGITATYKERDKTPSESYVREYVEHFVSGVSSPGIAYEQDLYKSFANQLTVADFRAFVTKYLKETDRDIVMMANDTFRDSLPSEATVLQWFKEAEAAGITAYVDKKTDRTSLLDQPVQGGTITGETSNKEVGITELVLSNGVKVILKPTNFKKDQVLFNGYSPGGLSLVNDADFYDARMATSLVTASGVSDMPLLEVRNMLTGKNVAVSPFIDETAEGFSGSAAVEDLETALQLVYLYFTKPRKDPVAFNNMVERIRLSFVNADQSPGKAFNDTLSAVLGNYHFRKMQMPLDKVDQLDADKAMMIYKDRFADASDFTFTFVGSFDVAAVKPLLAKYLGALPAVNRKEQPRDLHLNYPEGRVARKVVKGKEPQANVMLVFSGGFTYTVAAANQLRALAAVLNIRLTERLREQEGGVYGVRVNANVRKLPSGEYALLINFICDPRNVEPLVLSVNSEIMKLKQEGPSEDDMTKYKATDKTGYDRALKENGFWLSYLAGKIANQEEPEMPDQKKKLQHITPQLLQEAAIHYFNNANYIRVILVPENN; via the coding sequence ATGAGATTGTACAGCAGGAAAACTGCCGCAGGCATCCTTTGCCTGTTACTGAACGGAACTGTATGGGCGCAACAGGATACTGAAGCGGTGCCATTGGATGCAGCCATTACCACCGGTAAGCTGCCGAACGGATTTACTTATTATATCCGCCGGAATACCACGCCGGAAAAAAGAGCGGTGATGTACCTGGTTAATAAAGTAGGCTCCATACTGGAAACAGATGCGCAGCGCGGACTGGCGCATTTCCTGGAGCATATGGCCTTTAATGGTACTACGCACTATCCCAAGAATGAACTGGTGAACTACCTGCAAAAATCAGGGGTGCGTTTCGGCGCCGACCTGAACGCCACTACTTCTTTTGATGAAACCATTTATCAGTTGCCGGTAACTACCGACGATAAGGTACTGTTCAGGAATGCGCTGCAGGTACTGCGCGACTGGGCACAAGGTATTACCCTCGATGCCGAAGAGATTGATAAGGAGCGGGGCGTAATACTCGAGGAAAAACGCCAGCGCCTTGGCGCTTCCCAGCGCATACAGGATAAGGTGTTGCCGGTAGCCGTTAATCAATCCCTCTATGCAAGCCGGTTACCCATTGGTACAGAAGAAGTGTTGAAAACATTTAAGTATGAAGAGATCAGGAAGTTTTACCAGGACTGGTACCGGCCAGACCTGCAGGCATTGATCGTGGTAGGCGATGTAAATGTGCAGCAGGTAGAGAAAGCCATCAAGGCGCTATTTAGCGATCTGCGTATGCCTTCCAATGCCCGTGAAAGAAAGTATGTTAATATTCCTTTCACCGGAAAGAACCAGTTCCTGGCTGTAACGGATAACGAAGTTCAGGCCACCCGGCTGGAATTAACGATTAAGCATCCGGTACTCAAAATAAGAACAAAAGCAGATTTCCGGGAAGCGATGATGCGCAACCTGTTCAATATGATGATGGGCAACCGCTTCAATGAAATATTGCAAACTGAGCATATTCCTTTTAGCAGCGCCGGTTGCAGTGTTGGCGGCATGATGGCTAATATGGACGCTTTGTCGGGCCGGGTGGTATTGAAGCCCGGGCAGTTGGAAAAGGGTATTAAGGCGTGGTGGACGGAATTGGAAAGGGTGAAACAATATGGTTTTGTGGAAACAGAACTGAAACGCGCCACCACGAATTACCTCGCGGGCATTACTGCTACTTATAAGGAAAGGGACAAAACGCCTTCTGAAAGTTATGTACGGGAGTATGTAGAGCACTTTGTGAGCGGTGTGAGCAGTCCCGGCATTGCCTATGAACAGGACCTGTATAAATCTTTTGCCAACCAATTAACGGTAGCCGACTTCCGCGCCTTTGTAACAAAATACCTGAAGGAAACAGACCGTGATATTGTAATGATGGCCAATGATACGTTCCGTGATTCGCTGCCTTCGGAAGCTACGGTACTGCAATGGTTCAAGGAAGCGGAAGCTGCCGGTATAACAGCCTATGTTGATAAGAAGACAGACAGGACCTCCCTGCTCGACCAGCCTGTACAAGGTGGTACCATTACCGGGGAAACCAGTAATAAAGAGGTTGGTATTACCGAACTGGTATTGAGTAACGGCGTGAAGGTGATATTGAAGCCTACGAATTTTAAAAAGGACCAGGTCCTCTTTAATGGATACAGTCCCGGCGGATTGTCATTGGTAAACGATGCTGACTTCTATGATGCCCGGATGGCTACCAGCCTGGTGACGGCCAGCGGTGTGAGTGATATGCCGTTGCTGGAAGTGCGCAATATGCTCACTGGTAAGAATGTGGCTGTATCTCCTTTTATTGATGAAACCGCAGAGGGTTTTTCCGGCAGCGCGGCTGTGGAGGACCTGGAAACGGCGCTTCAGTTGGTGTACCTCTATTTTACAAAGCCCCGTAAAGATCCCGTTGCATTTAACAATATGGTAGAGCGGATACGTCTCTCTTTCGTCAATGCCGACCAGTCGCCCGGCAAGGCATTTAATGATACCCTGTCTGCCGTATTGGGTAATTATCACTTCCGCAAGATGCAGATGCCGTTGGATAAGGTAGACCAACTGGATGCAGACAAAGCGATGATGATTTATAAGGACCGCTTTGCCGATGCCAGTGACTTTACGTTCACTTTCGTAGGCAGTTTTGATGTGGCCGCTGTAAAGCCGCTGCTGGCTAAATACCTCGGGGCATTACCTGCGGTGAATAGAAAGGAGCAGCCCCGCGACCTGCACCTGAATTATCCCGAAGGGAGGGTTGCCCGCAAGGTGGTAAAGGGTAAAGAGCCGCAGGCGAATGTGATGCTGGTATTCAGCGGTGGCTTTACGTATACCGTTGCCGCTGCCAATCAACTGCGGGCGCTGGCTGCTGTACTCAATATCCGGCTTACAGAACGTTTGCGGGAGCAGGAAGGAGGCGTATATGGTGTGCGGGTGAATGCCAATGTCCGCAAGCTGCCTTCGGGAGAATATGCGCTGTTGATCAATTTTATCTGTGACCCCCGCAACGTGGAGCCACTGGTGCTGAGTGTGAACAGCGAGATCATGAAGCTAAAACAGGAA